In Erpetoichthys calabaricus chromosome 11, fErpCal1.3, whole genome shotgun sequence, the DNA window CGATGTTATTTAATTAGATTTTctgaaagcatttcataaggtgctACATAAGAGACTGAGCATTAAACTTAAAGAAGTAAGAGTTCAGAGtattgtgtgtagatgggtgcaggaTTGGCTAAAATATAGGAAGCAGGGGGtggtggtgtgaggaaccttatcagagttGGTTGATGTGCAGAATGGTGCTCCCTCAGGGGTCGCTgcaattttaatatatatgtaaatgatttggagCATAATCagcaagctggtgaagtttgcagataataccaagctaggtgtattggcagataatctagaatccattaaaTCGTTAGAGacggacttggacagcatactggCTTGGGAAAATTTAtggtaaatgaaatttaatgtcagtaaatgtgaagtattacatacagtaagtaaaaatgatttgaatGCACAATTAGAGGTCTAAAAATTGAAAACACTGCTTatgagtcgtagtggactcaataCTTAGCATTAAAACAcaaggcagaagtaaagaatAAAGTTGTAATGGACTcacatcacatattaatcagattactaggactgcttttaagttgatagatagatagatagatagatagatagatagatagatagatagatagatagatagatagatagatagatagatacttgtgaagggcactatataatgatagatagatagatagatagatagatagatagatagatagatagatagatagatagatagatagatagatagatgtgtgatgTACAAAAACGTATTAATTGGTATATCCTTTGCAGAGTGAAACATATAGATCCACTCACCAATGGtgagcaagttagaaaatggatggatgtcattgaCAGGCCATTTTAAAGGTATATTTAAAATCTAGTCCATTGTTGTGACAATGCTACGccataatgtaaataaacaccATAATCATCCATACAACTACATTAATTTAAGGTTCCTTAATTTTATTCACATGCTTTATAAATTGTTTTACATACCAACTTGACTGCTTTCTAAAATTGCAGACTGCTCTTCTTGTAGGCTTCCAAAAGCCCTTTGTAACTGACATTTTTGTGAAAGGCGCCATTAATTCCAACACCCCGTGAGTAATGTTACTGGTTAAGGCTCAACAGAGCTTAAGTATTGATACACCTGAGCAACTTCACTTCTGTCACTTTGCTATTCAAAATTTCATTACTTGATCTTTTCTTTTGAGCTCTTACCAGTGTAGATCCTAATGAAGATGGGCACCGGAAAATCCCGCAAGCGGACCTTATTGCTCTTTGGAGACTCGACCAAGGATCGATCACAATTCTTAAAGTCGTGTTCGCTCACAATTCTTGACGTCGTGTCAAAAGGTCAAACACGACCAGGAGGTCATCCATCCAGAGATCAAAAGTTCACACCTTCAGCTTTGCTTTCTTGAGTTTCGTTACCTCGACCTCGCACCGCGCACATTACAACACAAGAACACGGCGACAAAGCGAGGGACCCGAAGAAAAGAGCAGCCGTCGGTAAACAGCACCCAAGTCAGCATGCTTACGAAGGATTCCAAACTTGTGCCATTAACAGTACAAGTGAATACACTACAAGTGTCGTGAATAACCTTTGTTCTTCTTGAAAATCAGATTCGTACGAGTCAAATGACGGGCCAACCACGAAGTAAAATGGGCGGGTAAAAATGGCGCACTGGTGCTGCACGGACGGTCGAGCGAACCGCTGATTGGCCGCCTAATAAATTGGCGGCCGCGAGTACAGCGGGAAAAACCTGAAGGCTTACAATGGGGTAAGGTGCAGGCGGAAGAGCGGTGTGGCGCGCTTTGCGCTTCAACAGTGCTGATGTATTTTCTCATGGTCTTTCGTAGGAGACAGCTTCTTTGTGTGATAACAACACTGCTGGCGCTATTCGGGTGTCGTGCAGAGGAAGGTAAACGTCAGTTCTTGTTCTTGCACTAGAAGCGCAGCGATCGCCTCGGCATGCACTTAATGCTGCCTCGTTTATATTTGCCGCAGCACGGCGGACCAAGCGCGCGCCCCTTCTTAACCAGCCACTAATCGGGGATACACGGCCGCGTAGTTAGATTTGGAGACGCGCCCACGTGCACGGAAAGCATTTCTGACCTAACTTTGTATTTTCCTGATATTGATCCTGCATCTGCAAAGCGAATAAAAATTCATCAGACAAATGTGACCTTGTAAAATTAATAGTAGCAGCGTACTGGCTTCAAAGTGTTACCGTGCCAAATGGATTTGAATGGAAGCGTCACTGTAGAATGTGGCTGTCGGAACAATGACACGTTTGAGCTGTGGGAAACGCGTGGAAAGTCTTacgcgttttttttttgtttttttttaatctcacattTCTGTAAAGTGTTGAATTTTTGTGTCCGGAGTAAAAACGATTAACATGCAACTGATACAACACACAAACCAACTCCATCGTGCACAGTAGTCAatagtgcttcccaaactcggtcctgggggtgCAGGTTATTTTGGTTCTtaacagcttctgtttttaattggacccaTTGCCTAAGTGAGTGGTTATTTCCCAGTTTGTTTTTGGTGTCaaagaagaaattacaaaagttaTACCtgcttaatttttaataaaatgtattatgtggatttttattattgatttccattctgcctttccattattgACTGACTGAGTCTGATACTGAAGCAGTTGCAGCTTTTTATCATTTTAGTGTTTGCCCTCAagtctgctttgcttgtttttggACACAATTGGGATACAACAAATTGTGTAGTCTGCTCCCTAAGGGGAAAAACAGGGGGGCAAagaatttaaagctatagcaaacaATAGGAATATGTGTAAATGTCTTGATGTAATAATCAACTACTGTGCCTTTCTATATGCATAAGAGAAAAAAGACCCTCtaactaaatgagatcagttatcaATTATGGGGTCCCCAAGGgtggagttgggggggggggggggtggtttacAATAACGGTTAACCgcaccatattttttttttttttttttttttgaccaattagtatttgcatacattagtGATAATAGCGAAATCATGggtaaatggaaaaaataactttttttttttttttaattttgaatgtaTTGGGTTAGTCTAGTTCAATagcctatatatataaaaatttactAATTGCAAATGTAGAATGTCAGTTTTTCTAGCAATGGAGAGCTTTTTTTAGCATGGTAGGAGAATAAGCAAATGTGAAGAGTACAATCCTCAAGTCCTTGATGGTGCTCAAAATCTGAGGATGGGATTTGtttagttttaacacaagttttcaCATAAGCCCATTTGAGAGGTGCTTATGCTTTGAATAAAAATATAGACTTCAAATGTGCTGCTGACGGCAGATTATAAAATCTGTAAACTGTTTAAGGACCTCAGTTGTGACCAACGCAGTATGTCAATGCATCTACTTGCTCTGAACAACAAACGCTACACCTGAAACTGCCCCTGTGATGTCTACAGGACCTCAGGGGAGAAAATGTACTGGAAATATAATACTACACTCACCCAGGCAAATCTTTTTCAGTTATTGCTATCGGGGAAATGTTTGTTACTAAAGGAAAAAAACTTCTAGACTTTAACCATAGTGGTTACTGTAGGAAAAATGGTTTAACTGTTTCTGATCAATCTCTATTGAACCGAGAATGGAAATCTGCTAAATTGTGTATATATAACTTGGCTAATATTTCTGGATGGGACTGCAATGCTTCTGTCTTTACTGTAGAAGTTGTGACTGTTTCATGTATTGCATGTTGTGATGTTTAATTCTATATACTTTTGCTAGttactagaatttttttttttttttggtgttgcaTCCATATACTATGTTGCTGGCAATAAAGTTAACGCTCATTGGTTTCTGATCTCCAGCTGTTGGCAAGCGACAAAATGCAAAGGCTGTCCCTTCCATATTTGTTACTTGTGGACTGGTCGAGGTGCTTTTCTATCCCCAATTTCAAACCTTGTTCCTGACCCCAAAaaatgtttgggtttttttttttaggtcatGTTATTTGCTCCTCCAATTCCATGACCCTTGAGATGCCACCAGATGCTGTGTTGGACTCTGACCGGCGAGTCTATGTGATTGGTGAGGTCTATACACTGTGTATGAAATGTATGACGTTGCTTCAGTACTATGGTTCCTCTAAACTGGGCATCTGACTTGCAGACTTGAATACCAAAGGCAGCCTTTTATTAGATGATGCTGCTCTGAAAAAATGCAAGTACACTCAGCAGCTGACCCCAGTGTACTTGCTGAAGGCTGGCTTTGACTCGTGTGGAGTTCAGTATAAAGTAAGTTCTACATTCAGTCCTACTTGAGTTATGCAAGAGTTCTGAAAATGCAATTTCACCTCTATCATCCCTTCAATGCATTTGGCGATCACTATTCTTTATACAAACTTGAGTGCGATCTTCCTTGTACCCTGGGAGCAATTGTAATGTAATGTTTGAGCAGAACCTGTCAAAACAATAACCACAAAGCAGTCAACCACTAGCTGAGATCACTGGTTGGGTGGGGCAAAGAAACCACCATGCACAACCTAGGCCCTGTTCCTTGCTTTACCTGTTCCAATAACCAATTTTTAATGAAGAGGTGCCTGTCTTCCACAGGGTGGTGTTTATATCTTGTATGTGCAGGTGGACTACTACTCCAGCAGTCTCTCCCGGGCTGTCTCCCGCACCTTCAAAGTTAGCTGCTCACAGCCTCAAGCTGATAATCCACCACAGGCACAATTTCTTTCAGGGGCTACAAATTGTACACCGGATTTTATGGAGGTAAAGTTTAAAAACCAGTGGCTCTTTTGGGAGTGTGAAATTTCCTGAACTTTCAATCTATTACAGGCCCAAACAGTCCAGGTAATACCAAGCTTCGACAGTGTGGTATGTATTCTTCAGCTACCCACTCTTGTGCCTCTGAATGCTAATTAGCATCTGACTTGTCCATCTTCTTCTCCTGTTAGGGAGGTGGCACATGGTATGTTCAAGTTAAAGGTCCCAAAGGATTTCTGATGGGCATGAAAGAAGCTCAGGCCAATGGCTATACATTTTACAATGTCGACAGCTTTGTGGTGGCAAGGGTCCGCTTTAATGCAAAAGGAGTTCAGAAGCTGGCGGTAGGTGGCTTTGGAAAGGTGGTGGAGGAGGAGTTTGGTTGGATAAGACCCCAAACTAGTTGCATATGTTTTTGGAGCAAATGTAGATGAGTAATGTCTAAGATTTTTTTCCCTGTTCCCACCCCCTTGCTGTTTTCctgaaattttcttccttttctccctTAGAGTGTACCAGGAGGCCAGACTCTGTACTTGGCAGATTTTTCCCTATGGTACTCTTATCCAGTTGGGAGGATTACAATAAGCTTTCTGCTACTTTGTGTGCCTAGTAAGTGATTAACTCTTTCCCTTCCACTCAGGGGCAGAACTCCAATCTGGATTTGTCATAGCAGCCAATATTCTAGAAATCCATTCCTATTTTCATGTCGTGTGGAAGATATTAGCATCCTGGTGGACTCTTTCATAGTAGCAACTGATGCAAAGTTGTAGTTGCATACAAGCTAAACCACCTAGCAGCCCCAATGCTTTTACAGTACTTGATGTTGCACCTCAAATATTGGAGTTTTCCCATTCAGAGATAGTAGTGTAAGAACCAAGGTGTTGGTTATTATTACTGCAGCCTTCTGCACATGCAGGGCTTGTTTGCTAAATGCTTACTGTAGTGTACAACAGGGTACAAAGTCATTGACCACAGAGCATATGGGAGGTTTAAATGAACCATGTCCCTTTTTCTCTTCTAGGTGCAATAACCTGTAGCCAATCTGGAATGAGCATAATCCTTCCCACACCAAACTTAAAATTCCAAAAAGTGAAAATTGGCAGTCAAGTGTACACTTCCCACCCTGCACCTACTGCCATCCACCTTATAATAGTGTCCACCTTTGTTAGAATAGCTGTACCATTTAGCTATCCTTTGATGTCAAACAAGGTAACTTTGATTTTATAAGACTGTCTGGCTCGGAGTTGAGCCAACCAGCAGATTAAATCCAACCCCCAAATTTAATGATGCTTGGGTCTTTGTCTAGCCCTGTCCAGGGGGGATGATGCGGGTTTTGCCAATCACTTGGATTACATTCTCTTACAAAAGTATAAAGGTGGACATGATGTTCAACCCAACCTGTCCTTGTCAGCGCAAAGGTCAAACCGTAGGTAAGATGGGCCATCCTTGCTAGGCTAACTATAATCTAGAACCTTCTGGGCCTTTGGGATGGGCTAAATGTGGGTTTGGGGATGAAGGCTACAGAGTGAAATACCTATTGGTAGGTGTAGCATCATTGAGCATAAATCCTGAAGAGTTTGTCATATTGGCTTTGAGCAGTTTTCTCctgtatttaatatatacagtatccctCTGCCAGAATGGATTGATGTCCTTTGAAGTGAATAGTAATGCCACACAGCCAGCCTTGAACTTGACTTCTGCACAGTTGCTGGATCCTTCCTGCCAGCCCTCTGTGGTCTCTGCCACTGGGCTGATGTATAGCTTTCCTTTGATGAGCTGTGGTACCACCACTAAGGTAAGGGGTTCTTGAAAGTGGTGTTTAGCTTAGAATGGTAGGTAGCTTGTGGCTTTTGGTCTACTTTTCTAGATGCTGGGTGGCCGCCTTGTTTATGAGAATGAGGTGCGTGTGATGCCACAAACTGAGCTGGGCATTATTACTAGGGACAGTGAATTCATGTAAGTACACTTTTTTGGTAGAGCAACATCTGTTTTGCATTATAAAGTACCTGAGATTCTCCTTAACTTCTTCTCTTCCCCTGCCCTCCCAATTGTAGCTTGACAGTGCTGTGCTACTATAACGACAGTGCGGACAGGAACCTGTCTTTGGCTGTTCTAACCAATGCACCACCTGCCCCTGCTGTGAACCAAGGAAATCTCACAGTAGTCCTCCGGGCATATCCAGGTATGGCTGCTGCCTTTTGGAGTGGTCTTCAAAATTTCACACACCCAGATGACTTTCCTTCTCTCCCTAGATGAAATGTATCGAATACCCTATAGAGACAAGGACTACCCAGTTGTGAAATACCTGAGGAATCCCATCTATCTGGAGGTGCAAGTCCTCAATAGACAGGACCCTAACATTGAGCTTGTACTAGAGAACTGCTGGGCCACTGCCTCTCCCAATCCAGTCTCTCTACCCCGTTGGACAGTCATTGCTGCTGGGTAGAAGATCCCTGCTAGCtttgctttaaagaaaaaaaaaaaaaagaaaacgatgGCATTTTAGTACTGTTTCTTGCTTGGTTTTGTAGCTGTGCATATGGAGGAGATGACTACCCAACAGTGATGCATCCCATGTCCAGCTTCACTGGAATCCAGTTCCCCAGTCACTACAAGAGGTTTGATGTAAAGGCTTTTGCCTTTGTATCCAGTGGAGCTGCCCGGAGTAGTGCGGTAAGGATAGCGTTTTGGGCTTTGTAGTACTTTGTGGATTAGGACCCTTGTTTAGCAGGTCCTGCAGAAACAAGATTCAATGTAGAATACTGCTTGGTTTTAGGTCTATTTCCACTGCAGTGCATTGATCTGCGATATTGCCAACCCAGACTCTACAGCCTGTGCTAGCATCTGCCCAGTTACCCAACCCATTCGCTTCAGAAGAAGTAATTCCTAATGTGTTCAGCAGCTATGACAGTCCTGCACCTTTTGTGTATCTGTTTTTTTGATAACTCCCTAATATATTGTGCAGGCTTTTCTGGAGGGCAGGATCGTGCTGTTCTGGGTGAAGTGGTGAGCAGTTTGCCAGGTCCTGTAGCTGTAATGAAGAAACGTATCACCAAAGCTGGTAAGATAGGAAGAATGCTTTGAGTGCCAGACCTGCGTGCGTTTATTTGAAGTACCACATTCCTGTTTCATTGTGACCTTTTTTTAAATGCTCTCCTGTTCAGGTATGATCACTACAGACTCCTCTTCAAAGCAACTGAAGGTGCAGACTGGCCAGCTTCTCTGGACAACTCTCCTGGTGGTTGGAGTGGTCCTTATGGTGGCTACATTAGCTTTTGCATGTTTTGCATCTGGATTTCAAAGAAATAAGTTTACCAAATAAAACGTTtctactgtgtacagttttggggCTGGTCTCTAATCTTTGGAGTAGCATTGACCTAGACTTGGTTATCTGGATGTATTGGAGTGACTGACAAGTGGTGCAGTTTGACTAGTGTAAAACTATGGTGCCACTCAGTACTAAAATGGTTGTGCTTAACTGAATGTTGGCATCTCCTGGAATGAGTTGAAATGGAGTAGTGCTTGATGGCAGTTGTAGTGTTTTAgaccttcccccccccccctttttttttttttttttttgggaatgaTGCTAAATATTGGCAGTTAAACACACCACACACAAATACCATCTGCCTTGGCACTCTATTTAAATTGTCAACACCCTTGCATTTCAGCAAAACTATTTTTGGTTTAAAGTCTTGTTTATCGAGTGTTGGGGTTAAATTAGAGGATTCTCTTCAGGGCGGACCTTTCCCCtcaagggggggaaaaaaaaaaaaaaaaaatgtagtgtgtTTACTCTCCTTAGCTTGGATTTAAACACTAAGCCCAAGTTTTGGGGTGTGAGAAATGCACCTTAAAATATTATCCCTATTTTTAGTAAAGGGATAATAGCCTGCTATTTCAGCCTGTGCCTTGAGGGAAGCACAattttgaatactttttaaagtctCGGACTGTTTAAGTACATTCAGCATAACTTCTCCATATTTTGGAATTTCATGGATGGGCTAGCTAGGAATTGCTTGAATTAACTAGTTTTATAAAGCACCCTTTCCCATTCTCACAGCATCAAGTCTGGAAGCTGTGTGCCGTTTTTAAGGGAAATTGTTTCCTCTTGGCTAAAATCTAGGAATATGAAATGCCTCAATTTTATAGCCAAGATTCAAGAGTATTGTCacttcatccatatacagtagtacaggtggcgcagtggtagtgctgctgctttgcagtaaggagactgtggacgattgtgggttcgcttcccggttcctccctgtgtggatagcgctttgagtactgagaaaagtgctatataaatgtaatgaattattaatgtattattatttcagcatacagtgaaacaaaaccacattcctccaggaccatggtgctgcATAAAACACAGGATaacgaagaatccacgacacaacATAGACACTATTTTAACAAGGTGCATGCGAGTCCAATGTGCAACACTCCAGAACAGAACACGTATATCGGAccagtccatgagtgttcaggagtctgactgcttcggggaagaaactgttacacatccTGGTGGTGAGGACCCAAATGCTTAggtaccctttttttttttttttttttttccccccccccccccccccccccccaaatggaAGAAGTGTAAACCatgaatgtgaagggtgtgttggatcattcacaatgctggtggctttgcggatgcagcgtgtggtgtaaatgtccatgatggagggaagagagaccgATCTTCTCacctgtcttcactatctgttgtaggactTTGTGATACCTGACTGCAATTTCCGAACTACAGTGATGCAGCCAGGGTCATGTGTCCAGAAAGTTGCACTTCAGACTAATTAAGGAAGTCTGCTCCACACTTGCAGCTGCATGAAAACTGTCAAAGTAAATTTCAAGTTTGTTGGACTGATTTGAcaccaaaataaatacaattattttgtaataaataaaaatgtggtgAGGCAAACTGCTTCTAAGATGGCATATAGGGGTAAAcatctgtataatttttttttttttttaaatataggtgGAAGCCTGTGATTTCAGCATGGAGTGCACAGGCGTGGGCAAAAGTATTCAATGATATTTGACAATCCTCaaatttctgcatgacaaaagctTTTTGTACAgatttattcagtgtttttaatgtgaactcttatgctatAACTGTAGAAGGAAAAACTCAAGTTAGTGTTTGcctaagtattcaagccctacacattCATAGAttgagaacccttttgctgcaatgAGGGCCTTCATTCGGTTAGGGGAAGTATGGACAAGTTTTGCATGTTGTTCAGGAGGGATTCTTGCCAATTCTTCCCAGAATTGGCAGAGATCCTGTAGGTTGATGGGATGGTACCTCTGGCCAGCAGTTTTCAAATGGTGGCCacagattctcaatggggttaagatcagggctttgacttagtcattccaaaacattcaccattctgtttctgagccattccagtgtcactttgtgccattgtcttgttgaaagatactttactaatcccaaggggaaattcacatactccagaaagATGACTCTTCTATTGAGCCACTGGTTCATAGCTGACTGGAGCAAGTTCTCCTGCAATGTTTTGTGGTATTTGTGTCCAACCATTGTtctttcaactctgacaagattcccagttCCAGTGCTtaatgctgccactaccatactACAGCATAGGTAGGGTGCTTCTTGAGGCATGAGCAGTGTTAGTTTTACGCCACACAAACACGTCTTTGAAATGTGGCCAAAACATTctattttagtctcatctgaaaATCATAAatcttctcccacatcttaactgggtctttctcatgctgtATAATAAGTGCCATACGTGCTTTTTATgcggaccttcttaaggaatggcttcttgtGTTACCCTCGCGTtgaagcctgttttatggagagctcttgaaattgtggacgcctgcaccttcactccaatTTCAGCCAAAAAGCATTACAGATTTCTGAATGTGATGGTTGGATTTTTAATTTTGAGGGATGGCCTGTGCTTGTAAGAGTCTGGGTGTTGTGATGAATCTTCCACTGTCTGATGATGGATCCGGCAGTGTGCAACAGGACATTCAagctcttcatatttttttttttttgtagcggTTTCCtacttgtgcatttcaatgactttgtttttCCCAGCAGCAGAATGCTTCTTGGTCTTCATTTTTGCTTTGATTGTCCAACAAACACTAAAGCCCTTACAAAGCAGAGAGATGTAAGGGACTCACGAGTAGTActtcattatgtttaattataatgGTCAAATGACTATCTCCTTTGTGATTCAtttgtaaacctggagcttccaaagcacagagattTAAATATGTATGCAAACGAtaaccttggagtttttcttattCAATTAAATAGCTACAGAAAAGGTttcactttggaaatgtattgttgcagcataagagttcacattaaacaTACTGAATGGACAAATATGTGTACAAAACTTttatcatgcagaaaattaggatgattTCCAAAGGAATTTTGCTTGCCACTGTACCTGTCTTTTTGTGGAATTTGAATAGCATATTATAATGGGCTCTATGCAAAGCTTACATGACTTTAAATGCAATTGTTTCTTTCACTTTGAGTTTGATTTTATAGGACTGGGCAAATTTGTGTGATGTTATCAGAATCACAGCTGCCTTTTAGCAGGGTGAGGGGTGGAGAGACTAACTACAGCATACAAACATCCTTTTTCATGATCCGGTTTCAGCAAGAAAATATTAGTCTATTATAGTCAATTTAAACAAGGTTGTGGATACACTTGCCCAGTGATTCATAACTCATCCATATACagaacagtttaaaaaatgatttaaaggtTTTAATTGATCTTAGAACTGTCATGATctgatttgtatgttttttttctccttggcctctaaaaatgGTAATAGACttccaaaaacaaagttttatttCAAAAAGCAATGGCTATTGCTGTGGGTGCTGATGTTTTGCACCTTGCTGGACAGGATGCCTGGAAATGTATCATTACTGTGATGGCTAAAATGTAAGCATGGCACACATCTTGGTTGTCCAAGTTTGAAGATTCTAACTGAATATGTAGTGTTGTATTGCTTTGAGGGAAAACAACAAAACCCACCCTTTTGGTTTTGAACTCTGTTCTGCCGCTTGACTAAAATTTGTGTACTGTTGTGTTctgacactcttactacatctATTTACTTGGGCTGTGTTTAATAAATCTTGTCCTATGGGTTTTAATTGTTTTGACTAGATATGGAATCAGAAGATGGGTCATAAGTGATTGTTGTCCTGTGTAGCCAGTGAATATATACAAACCAACAAGGGCCTATTTGACCCAGTTTTCCAAATTGAGATTTGCTGGGGTGATGTCTATTACTGAACAAATTATTTGTGATCGTGTTAGAGCTGCACATTTTGATCCAACCACCAGCATAATTATAGATTAGATTTACTTAGATGGTTGGTTTCTTTGTTGAATCTGGAAAATAAACTGATCCTAGAACAATTCAACTGGTAATTTAGTGTTAGAATTTTTGACAGTGTAAATTATCTAAGTTTCTCCCTTTTAATACTTCAGATTTGCTCAGTTGCTTCATATTCTGAGTACTTCCTATGTGAATCTATTTTTTAAGCTCAATCTGTTCATTACCTAGTGATGTGGctcaggggttgccaactccagttctggaggaccactgtggttacaggttttcattctaacccttttaattagtgacctgattttgctgctacttttgaattaattttagttgacttgattaaagatttgttcccctgaatttcttcatcgttcctctgatttgcttcatttctttccttaaatggcaccaaaacagaaataaaacctgaagtgagggagccaacagaagaccaactaagtcaggacctGAAATTCCTACCAACctatttcattccaaccagttgcttaattatgtGCTGATTCTtgttaaactcattctttaattccatggcttgttgctgttctcatagTACAATAGcggacatttctgaaatttttgattcgcttttttaagagcactgttcaaatgttttgtggacctgagcagatcagcagtCCTGAGCCCttcatttttccttattttctgataTGCTATGATGGACAGTGATTACTGCTCATGTTTTGCTTCTTTtagtattgtttggctgctaatt includes these proteins:
- the LOC114661054 gene encoding zona pellucida sperm-binding protein 2-like — its product is MGRQLLCVITTLLALFGCRAEEGHVICSSNSMTLEMPPDAVLDSDRRVYVIDLNTKGSLLLDDAALKKCKYTQQLTPVYLLKAGFDSCGVQYKGGVYILYVQVDYYSSSLSRAVSRTFKVSCSQPQADNPPQAQFLSGATNCTPDFMEAQTVQVIPSFDSVGGGTWYVQVKGPKGFLMGMKEAQANGYTFYNVDSFVVARVRFNAKGVQKLASVPGGQTLYLADFSLWYSYPVGRITISFLLLCVPSAITCSQSGMSIILPTPNLKFQKVKIGSQVYTSHPAPTAIHLIIVSTFVRIAVPFSYPLMSNKPCPGGMMRVLPITWITFSYKSIKVDMMFNPTCPCQRKGQTVVSLCQNGLMSFEVNSNATQPALNLTSAQLLDPSCQPSVVSATGLMYSFPLMSCGTTTKMLGGRLVYENEVRVMPQTELGIITRDSEFILTVLCYYNDSADRNLSLAVLTNAPPAPAVNQGNLTVVLRAYPDEMYRIPYRDKDYPVVKYLRNPIYLEVQVLNRQDPNIELVLENCWATASPNPVSLPRWTVIAAGCAYGGDDYPTVMHPMSSFTGIQFPSHYKRFDVKAFAFVSSGAARSSAVYFHCSALICDIANPDSTACASICPVTQPIRFRRSFSGGQDRAVLGEVVSSLPGPVAVMKKRITKAGMITTDSSSKQLKVQTGQLLWTTLLVVGVVLMVATLAFACFASGFQRNKFTK